Proteins from one Triticum aestivum cultivar Chinese Spring chromosome 7A, IWGSC CS RefSeq v2.1, whole genome shotgun sequence genomic window:
- the LOC123147818 gene encoding uncharacterized protein, which produces MRSREDQRTTKRPLDLLDPEAERRSEQDLREQAQQERRPAREGDLDPPPPSRNKQQNRKKEQRRRSQDLQRKEKQHQFCGDQVEDPFAKKSKHKPSGSLALPAQAQLALPSSSQGMALAPILVEEAERLECFKYGRIGPFQSQRQFKPLCVLCKEDGHASAYCPSCGKLLMLQTMGHAIPGEGFFCLQFKEEDDEDSGVLGGNAAIISADPGTLSQWILEDELRHLVEGAWDWQVVQISEAEFTVIFPSPDMLWMATRSGKLFLPLNNITTRIRELVWEEPKGEVMPEVWVRLSGVPKKHSREDRLMAAMSMIGLPLVVDELSLIRPGPVRMKFACCAPAKLRGTVKIWFNNIGYNITLEPELKPMRKSGGPPPPNQNNCKGPDGDDKDKEERMDD; this is translated from the coding sequence ATGCGTTCTCGCGAAGACCAGCGCACGACCAAGCGGCCTCTGGACCTGCTGGATCCAGAGGCGGAGCGCCGCAGTGAGCAAGATCTACGCGAGCAGGCGCAACAAGAGCGGCGGCCGGCTCGCGAGGGGGATTTGGATCCTCCTCCGCCGTCGCGGAACAAGCAACAGAACAGAAAGAAGGAGCAAAGGCGTCGGAGTCAAGATCTGCAACGTAAGGAGAAGCAGCACCAGTTTTGCGGCGACCAGGTTGAAGATCCTTTTGCAAAGAAATCAAAGCATAAGCCATCTGGGTCACTGGCTCTGCCAGCCCAGGCGCAGCTGGCGCTGCCTTCCTCCTCGCAGGGCATGGCCTTGGCGCCCATCCTGGTCGAGGAAGCGGAGCGGCTAGAGTGCTTCAAGTACGGCCGCATTGGGCCCTTCCAGTCGCAACGCCAGTTCAAGCCGCTCTGTGTGTTGTGCAAGGAAGATGGGCATGCTTCTGCTTACTGCCCCTCCTGTGGCAAGCTACTGATGCTTCAAACTATGGGCCACGCGATCCCAGGGGAGGGCTTTTTCTGCTTACAGTTCAAGGAAGAAGACGATGAAGACAGTGGGGTGCTTGGGGGCAATGCGGCCATCATTTCGGCAGATCCAGGCACCCTCTCTCAGTGGATTCTGGAAGATGAACTCAGGCACCTTGTCGAGGGGGCTTGGGACTGGCAGGTTGTGCAAATCTCGGAGGCGGAGTTCACGGTAATCTTCCCATCCCCGGACATGTTATGGATGGCCACCCGCAGTGGGAAGTTGTTCCTTCCCCTCAACAATATCACAACAAGGATCCGCGAGTTGGTCTGGGAGGAGCCCAAAGGGGAAGTGATGCCGGAGGTGTGGGTGAGGCTCTCGGGAGTGCCCAAGAAGCACAGCCGTGAGGACAGGCTGATGGCTGCCATGTCTATGATTGGCCTCCCTCTGGTGGTAGACGAGCTCTCGCTCATTCGTCCGGGGCCAGTGAGGATGAAGTTCGCGTGCTGTGCTCCAGCCAAGCTGCGGGGCACGGTCAAGATCTGGTTCAACAACATTGGATACAACATCACGTTGGAGCCGGAGCTCAAGCCCATGCGTAAGAGTGGAGGCCCGCCTCCTCCCAATCAGAACAATTGCAAGGGTCCTGATGGCGATGACAAAGACAAGGAAGAGAGAATGGACGACTAA